The Magnetococcus marinus MC-1 genome contains the following window.
GAGAGGGAACGCTGCCAAGCGGCCACCACATCTTCCAGATTATCCTCTTGGGCGGTGCAGTCGATCTGGTTGAGCACAAAGAGAAATTTATTGGAGTCGTGGCGGTGAATGGTGTTGGAGACCAGATGCTCCAGGGTGTCGCGCATGGCACCGGGTTCGGGATGGCGGGCATCAAAAAAGACCAATACCAGATCCGCCAGATCCATAATGTGGTCGGTGATGCGCAGGGTGGAGTTGCGTTGATCATCGGCATCAAACCCCGGCGAGTCGATGATGATTTTACCGCGCAGATTCTCTGAACGGCAGGTCTTGAGTTGCAGGTAGGCATCAATACGGCGCCCTTCACCCTCGACCACCTGATCAATATCCCGGCTAATTTGGTAAAAGGGGAAACGGGGATCTGCATCCAGGGCCAAACCCGGCAGTGTGTGGCTCTCGGCCTCTTTGCTGTAGCAAAGCACAGTAAACTTGTCATCCACCGCCTGATTGCCCGTGCGTTGGAGTTTGTCCCCTAAAAAAGTATTGATAAAGGTGGATTTACCCGCAGAGAAAGTGCCCAACACAGAGATCAACGGCCACCACGGAACCCGTGTGGCATAGGAGTCGTCTGGGTCCAAAATGCCCAATTTATAGGCGATACTGTCTAACTCGCGAAAATGTTTAACAGCTTGAATAAGTACAGGGTTTTCTGCCTGTAGGTGGCTCTCCAGACTGTCGAGTCTGCGTTTTACCAGGGTACTGGGACCTTGCTGCATCTTCCACGCCTCCTTGTTGCATAGGGGACACTTTTTTCGGAAAAAGCTACGCCTTTTAATATGAATGGTGTAGTCTGAATCGGGGTATAGGTCTATTTTATACACCCGGTGCCGTGTCCATTATCATATGGGCTTGTTCCTCACTTGCTAAAAAACAGTGTAAACACATTGAGGTGGGGATTGAATCTCAATTTTTGTTAAATTTTAAAAAGCGGGAGAAGTTTAAACCGGTGGGCCGATGTTCAGTAGCGTGGACGGTACCGCTGAAATCACCTGTCCAGCAACCTATGGAAGAGCGGGGTTGAGTTATGTCTAAGGAAACCATCACCATTCGCGACAATCGTACCGGCAAAGAGGTAGAGCTGCCTATCCAACAGGGAACCGCCGGGCCGCCCGTGGTAGATGTGACCAAATTTTATAAAGATTTTGGTCTGTTTACGCTGGATCCGGGGTTTCGGTCCACGGGCTCTTGCCGCAGTACCATCACCTTTATTGATGGGGATAAGGGTGTTCTGTTGCACCGGGGCTACCCCATTGAGCAATTGGCCGCCAAGAGCTCGTTTTTAGAGGTCTGCTATCTGCTGCTCAACGAAAAGCTGCCCACTAAAGCGGAGTTCGACGATTTTGATGATAAAATCACCCATCATACGATGGTGCATGAGCAGTTGTTGCGCTTTTTTGCGGGCTACCGCCGGGATGCCCACCCCATGGCGATTATGGTGGGGGTCGTGGGGGCGCTGTCGGCTTTTTATCATGATGCGTTGGATATTAGCGATCCTAAACATCGGGAGATTTCGGCCCATCGTTTGATCGCCAAAATCCCCACCATTGCGGCCTGTTCCTACAAATATCACTATGGTCAGCCCTTTGTGTACCCCAACAATAAGATGAGCTATGCAGAGAATTTTCTGAATATGACCTTCAGAACCCCCTGCGACGATGATTTTAAAATAGATCCTCGTTTGGTTAGTGCCATGGATAAAATCTTTATCCTACACGCCGACCATGAACAGAACGCCTCTACCTCTACCGTACGTCTGGCCGGTTCTTCCCGTGCCAACCCCTTTGCGGCGGTTTCTGCGGGCATCAGCGCCCTGTGGGGGCCGGCCCATGGTGGCGCTAACGAGGCGGTTTTGAAAATGTTGGGCGAGATCGGCAGCGTAGAGCGCATTGACGAATACATCGCTAAAGCCAAGGACCCCAACGATCCCTTCCGTTTAATGGGCTTTGGGCACCGCGTCTACAAAAATTATGACCCCCGCGCCGCTGTGCTGAAAGGGGCCTGTCAAGAAGTGCTGGATGCCGTTGGCAAA
Protein-coding sequences here:
- a CDS encoding dynamin family protein — its product is MQQGPSTLVKRRLDSLESHLQAENPVLIQAVKHFRELDSIAYKLGILDPDDSYATRVPWWPLISVLGTFSAGKSTFINTFLGDKLQRTGNQAVDDKFTVLCYSKEAESHTLPGLALDADPRFPFYQISRDIDQVVEGEGRRIDAYLQLKTCRSENLRGKIIIDSPGFDADDQRNSTLRITDHIMDLADLVLVFFDARHPEPGAMRDTLEHLVSNTIHRHDSNKFLFVLNQIDCTAQEDNLEDVVAAWQRSLSQAGLTAGRFYQVYNKDAAKPIEDPSLRARYEGKREEDMQQIMGRIQQVEVERAYRIIGVLEFSARTIHEEIIPRITDLLAQWRTKVLITDAIVLGSALVAVLLAMFSSALPWIGPNPAQLSWVNPEGGYGLAHAGSIAILALLAGIGGYLHFTIRNLMAKFVGAKAVKAEKKPEMQETLARIFKFNTRSTRSLLRKRPSEWNNRRIQELENILKESDALVQRLNDQFTNPSGHDHKQNPDILGDRHGETA
- the gltA gene encoding citrate synthase produces the protein MSKETITIRDNRTGKEVELPIQQGTAGPPVVDVTKFYKDFGLFTLDPGFRSTGSCRSTITFIDGDKGVLLHRGYPIEQLAAKSSFLEVCYLLLNEKLPTKAEFDDFDDKITHHTMVHEQLLRFFAGYRRDAHPMAIMVGVVGALSAFYHDALDISDPKHREISAHRLIAKIPTIAACSYKYHYGQPFVYPNNKMSYAENFLNMTFRTPCDDDFKIDPRLVSAMDKIFILHADHEQNASTSTVRLAGSSRANPFAAVSAGISALWGPAHGGANEAVLKMLGEIGSVERIDEYIAKAKDPNDPFRLMGFGHRVYKNYDPRAAVLKGACQEVLDAVGKHDEPLFKIAMKLEEIALNDDYFISKKLFPNVDFYSGIILSAMGFPTNMFTVIFALARTVGWVSQWKEMIEEEGQAIGRPRQLYMGAPQRDYVPMDQRG